From Pseudoalteromonas rubra, one genomic window encodes:
- the guaB gene encoding IMP dehydrogenase: MLRIAKEALTFDDVLLVPAHSTVLPHTANLKTRLTRGIELNLPLVSASMDTVTEARLAIALAQEGGIGFIHKNMTIEEQARNVRKVKAYEAGIVSFPVTVTADKTIADTLALAEENGFSGFPVVGENNLLEGIITSRDMRFETKLDQPVSSVMTQKADLVTVKEGASREEILGLMHEHRIEKILVVDDAFKLKGMITVKDYQKAQEKPNACKDEQGRLRVGAAVGVGAGTDERIEALVAAGVDVLLIDTSHGHSQGVIDRVKATREAYPDLQIVAGNVATADGAIALADAGVDAVKVGIGPGSICTTRIVTGCGVPQITAISDAVDGLKGRDIPVIADGGIRFSGDIVKALVAGASCVMVGSMLAGTEEAPGEVELYQGRYYKSYRGMGSLGAMNQKEGSSDRYFQKSNSAEKLVPEGIEGRVAYKGPIATIIHQQVGGIRSAMGLTGCATILELNTKPQFVRVTSAGMGESHVHDVQITKEAPNYRMG; the protein is encoded by the coding sequence ATGCTAAGAATTGCAAAAGAAGCCCTTACCTTTGACGACGTACTTTTAGTACCTGCTCATTCGACTGTTCTACCACACACTGCGAACTTAAAAACACGCCTGACTCGTGGTATTGAACTTAATTTGCCATTAGTTTCTGCCTCTATGGACACAGTAACTGAAGCACGCCTTGCAATTGCTCTTGCACAGGAAGGTGGCATCGGATTCATCCATAAGAACATGACCATTGAAGAACAAGCGCGCAATGTACGCAAAGTAAAAGCGTATGAAGCGGGGATTGTGTCTTTCCCTGTGACTGTGACCGCGGATAAAACCATTGCCGATACACTGGCACTGGCCGAAGAGAACGGTTTTTCAGGTTTCCCTGTTGTGGGTGAAAACAACCTGCTGGAAGGCATTATCACCAGCCGTGACATGCGTTTTGAGACCAAACTAGACCAGCCTGTTTCATCTGTGATGACGCAAAAAGCCGATCTGGTTACGGTAAAAGAAGGCGCCTCACGTGAGGAAATCCTGGGACTGATGCACGAGCACCGCATCGAAAAAATCTTAGTCGTTGATGATGCTTTTAAACTGAAAGGTATGATCACGGTTAAGGATTACCAAAAAGCGCAAGAAAAGCCAAATGCCTGTAAAGACGAGCAAGGTCGCCTTCGTGTTGGTGCTGCTGTGGGCGTAGGCGCAGGTACTGATGAGCGCATCGAAGCTTTGGTTGCTGCGGGTGTAGATGTACTGCTTATCGATACTTCACATGGCCATTCTCAGGGCGTTATCGATCGTGTTAAGGCAACCCGTGAAGCGTATCCGGATCTGCAAATCGTGGCGGGTAACGTGGCAACAGCAGACGGTGCAATTGCACTGGCTGACGCCGGTGTAGATGCAGTTAAAGTGGGCATTGGCCCAGGTTCAATCTGTACTACACGTATTGTAACTGGATGTGGTGTTCCTCAAATTACAGCAATTTCAGATGCCGTTGATGGTCTGAAAGGGCGTGACATTCCGGTTATCGCTGACGGTGGTATTCGCTTCTCAGGTGACATTGTTAAAGCTCTGGTTGCTGGCGCATCGTGTGTCATGGTGGGGTCAATGCTGGCCGGTACTGAAGAAGCACCGGGTGAAGTTGAACTGTATCAGGGCCGTTACTACAAGTCATACCGTGGTATGGGGTCATTGGGCGCGATGAACCAAAAAGAAGGTTCATCAGACCGTTACTTCCAGAAGAGCAACTCAGCTGAAAAACTGGTACCAGAGGGTATTGAAGGCCGTGTGGCTTATAAAGGCCCAATCGCCACCATTATTCATCAGCAAGTGGGCGGGATCCG
- the secB gene encoding protein-export chaperone SecB, translated as MTEQNNAAAAEEQQGPQFNIQRIYTKDVSFETPNSPAIFQKEWTPEVKLDMDTRSAKLDEGVYEVVLALTVTASLGEETAFLCEIQQAGIFSIGELEELQMAHMLGAFCPNILFPYAREAVSGLVNRGTFPQLNLAPVNFDALFAQYMQQRAAQEQAADA; from the coding sequence ATGACAGAGCAAAACAACGCAGCTGCTGCAGAAGAACAACAAGGTCCACAATTTAACATTCAGCGCATTTATACCAAAGACGTGTCTTTCGAAACGCCTAACTCTCCGGCTATTTTCCAGAAAGAGTGGACACCTGAGGTAAAACTGGACATGGACACGCGTTCTGCCAAGCTGGACGAAGGTGTATATGAAGTTGTTCTGGCACTGACTGTGACTGCATCATTGGGCGAAGAAACCGCATTCCTATGTGAAATCCAGCAAGCAGGTATCTTCTCTATCGGTGAACTGGAAGAGCTACAAATGGCACACATGCTTGGCGCATTCTGCCCGAACATCCTGTTCCCGTATGCACGTGAAGCGGTATCTGGCCTGGTTAACCGTGGTACTTTCCCACAATTGAACCTGGCACCAGTTAACTTTGACGCGCTATTTGCTCAGTACATGCAGCAACGTGCAGCGCAAGAGCAAGCTGCTGACGCATAA
- the cysE gene encoding serine O-acetyltransferase, with protein MRHEIWQKLRQEATELVDREPLLASHVYSSILNHDCLGAALSFIVANKLADAVVSAFTIRELFDQAFVDCDRMLTHVAHDIKAVKDRDPAADSYLNVISNLKGFHAIQAHRLAHCLWRQDRKELARFVQSRSSEVFGVDIHPACKVGHGIMFDHATGIVIGETAVIENNVSILQSVTLGGTGNEQGDRHPKIRAGVLIGAGAKVLGNIEVGEGARIGAGSVVLKAVAPHTTVVGVPAKVVGNPPCACPAESMDQNFLEEDLIARNESHTSAML; from the coding sequence ATGAGACACGAGATCTGGCAAAAGCTTCGTCAGGAAGCTACCGAATTAGTAGACCGCGAGCCGCTGCTCGCCAGCCATGTTTACTCAAGTATTTTAAATCATGATTGTCTGGGCGCAGCATTGAGCTTTATTGTTGCCAACAAGCTGGCAGACGCCGTGGTATCGGCATTTACTATTCGTGAATTGTTTGATCAGGCCTTTGTGGATTGTGACCGTATGCTGACTCATGTAGCGCATGACATAAAAGCAGTTAAAGATCGTGACCCGGCGGCCGATAGTTATCTTAACGTTATTTCAAACCTTAAGGGCTTCCATGCAATACAAGCACACCGACTCGCACATTGCCTATGGCGACAAGACAGAAAAGAGCTTGCTCGTTTTGTCCAAAGTCGCTCATCCGAAGTATTTGGTGTTGATATCCATCCTGCTTGTAAAGTCGGCCATGGCATTATGTTTGACCATGCGACTGGTATAGTCATTGGTGAAACAGCCGTAATAGAAAACAATGTCTCAATCTTGCAGTCGGTAACCTTAGGGGGAACCGGTAATGAGCAAGGCGACCGTCATCCCAAAATACGCGCAGGTGTATTGATTGGCGCAGGGGCAAAAGTATTGGGTAACATTGAAGTGGGCGAAGGTGCACGCATAGGTGCAGGCTCAGTGGTCCTTAAAGCAGTCGCTCCACATACAACTGTGGTGGGGGTGCCTGCGAAAGTTGTTGGTAATCCTCCTTGTGCGTGTCCGGCCGAATCTATGGATCAGAACTTTCTTGAGGAAGATTTGATTGCCCGTAACGAATCTCACACCAGCGCGATGCTCTAG
- a CDS encoding M16 family metallopeptidase yields MKFKLLATSLAVSLALTGCVTSQQSTEQTPGQVQAQASKKVFAQDYVLEELDNGLRVMVVKTDYPDVVSLQIPVSVGSRNEVEPGRTGFAHFFEHMMFKGSERFPQDVYADILKNSGVDNRAYTTNDYTNYHLNFSKEHLDKVLEIKADIFQNLSYSESQFRTEALTVKGEYLKNNASPIRKLLSAVRKEAFDKHTYKHTTMGFFEDIEAMPDQMAYGQVFFERFYKPEYVSIVIVGDVDPQETMKMVKKHWGGWQRGNYIAEIPVEPKQQQARYVHEHYDGLPGHWLLVSYKGTAWEPQKKDRAALDLISQLYFSENSELYQELVVDKQIASQMFTYNAETKDPGLLHVFVKVNEESDLAVVRDAINRTYATARTELVDSDKLAALKSNLKYNFANGLDSSQAIASMLAEYMHFERDPEVINTLYATSDSVSAEDIRDVANRYFVDSGRTIVTMSDLTEVAGFDKEVELDNLVAQLSQPKQQYFSVLDNTNASPLVDVNLLFYTGAAADPKGKKGVAALTAAMIANGGSQSKSYKEIQKALYPIAGSFDYQIDKEMLSLRGRVHKDNASQWYALVSEQLLNPGFREDDFKRLKKEMIDNIKAGLKASNDEELGKEVLYHKLYQGHPYESYNLGDLSDLEALTLDDVKAFYRSEFTQAKLNVGITGALDGKLKARMLSDLAQLPKGEASRLTIPDAPALTGRYATIIEKSAKSTAVSFGFPIDTIRSSKDWTALWLVRSYFGEHRNSNAYLFQRIRQVRGMNYGDYAYIEYFPRGMFQTKPDANLGRSEQIFQVWLRPLRSNNDAHFATRVAQYELDKLINDGMTEGDFQATRNFLSNFVPQMVASQDRQLGYALDSQFYNTDEFVSYVRDQLASLTVEDVNRVIRENLQSDNIHYVFVTGDAADMKARLANQTESPMHYNAEKPQALIDEDKHIANYKLAIPAANIDVMNAEAVFK; encoded by the coding sequence ATGAAATTTAAACTACTGGCGACCAGCCTGGCGGTGTCACTGGCACTGACTGGGTGCGTAACCTCTCAGCAATCGACTGAGCAGACGCCAGGCCAAGTTCAGGCCCAGGCAAGTAAAAAGGTGTTTGCGCAGGACTATGTCCTGGAAGAGTTAGATAATGGCCTGCGCGTCATGGTGGTGAAAACCGATTATCCCGATGTTGTCTCGTTACAGATCCCCGTGTCTGTTGGTTCGCGTAATGAAGTTGAACCGGGTCGCACCGGATTTGCGCACTTTTTTGAGCACATGATGTTTAAGGGCTCAGAGAGATTCCCCCAAGATGTGTATGCCGATATCCTGAAAAACTCAGGAGTTGATAACCGCGCTTATACCACCAATGATTATACTAACTACCATCTGAACTTCTCTAAAGAGCACCTGGATAAGGTCTTAGAGATCAAAGCGGATATCTTTCAGAACCTGAGCTACAGCGAGTCTCAGTTCCGCACAGAAGCCTTAACGGTAAAGGGTGAATACCTGAAGAACAACGCCAGTCCTATTCGTAAGCTGTTAAGTGCTGTGCGTAAAGAAGCCTTTGATAAACATACCTATAAGCACACCACGATGGGCTTCTTCGAAGATATCGAAGCCATGCCAGATCAGATGGCGTATGGCCAGGTTTTCTTTGAGCGCTTTTATAAGCCGGAATATGTCTCGATTGTGATTGTCGGCGACGTGGATCCGCAGGAAACTATGAAGATGGTTAAAAAACACTGGGGTGGCTGGCAGCGCGGTAATTACATTGCTGAGATTCCGGTTGAGCCAAAGCAGCAGCAAGCCAGATACGTGCATGAGCATTATGACGGCCTGCCTGGTCATTGGCTATTGGTTTCTTATAAAGGCACAGCGTGGGAGCCACAGAAAAAAGATCGTGCGGCACTGGATCTGATCTCACAACTGTATTTCTCTGAAAACTCAGAGCTGTATCAAGAGCTGGTAGTCGATAAGCAAATTGCCAGTCAGATGTTTACCTACAATGCTGAGACCAAAGATCCGGGCCTGCTGCATGTTTTTGTGAAGGTAAATGAAGAAAGTGACCTGGCCGTAGTGCGTGATGCCATCAACCGCACTTATGCGACTGCGCGCACTGAGCTGGTCGACAGCGACAAACTGGCAGCACTTAAATCTAACCTTAAATACAACTTTGCGAACGGGCTGGACTCATCGCAGGCGATTGCCAGCATGCTGGCGGAGTACATGCATTTTGAGCGCGATCCGGAAGTGATCAACACGTTGTATGCGACCAGTGATTCAGTGAGCGCCGAAGATATTCGCGATGTAGCCAACCGCTATTTTGTTGACAGCGGTCGTACCATAGTGACTATGTCTGATCTGACGGAAGTGGCGGGGTTTGATAAAGAAGTTGAACTGGATAACTTGGTTGCACAACTTAGCCAGCCAAAACAGCAGTATTTCTCTGTACTGGATAACACCAATGCTTCACCTCTGGTGGATGTAAACTTGTTGTTCTATACCGGTGCGGCGGCCGATCCGAAAGGGAAAAAAGGTGTCGCAGCATTGACCGCAGCCATGATTGCTAATGGCGGCTCACAGAGCAAGTCGTATAAAGAAATCCAAAAGGCACTTTATCCGATTGCGGGAAGCTTCGATTACCAGATCGATAAAGAAATGCTGTCGTTACGTGGTCGGGTGCACAAAGACAATGCGTCACAGTGGTATGCGTTAGTCAGTGAGCAGTTACTCAACCCGGGTTTCCGTGAAGATGATTTTAAACGTCTGAAAAAAGAGATGATTGACAATATCAAGGCGGGCCTTAAGGCATCTAACGATGAAGAACTGGGTAAAGAAGTGCTTTACCACAAGCTATATCAGGGTCACCCCTATGAGAGCTACAATCTGGGCGATTTATCGGATCTGGAAGCACTGACACTGGATGATGTAAAAGCTTTCTATCGCAGTGAGTTTACACAGGCCAAACTGAATGTCGGCATCACAGGTGCACTCGATGGCAAGCTTAAAGCGCGTATGCTGAGTGACCTGGCGCAACTGCCTAAAGGTGAGGCATCTCGTCTGACTATCCCGGATGCACCGGCACTGACAGGCCGTTATGCGACCATCATAGAAAAGAGTGCTAAATCAACAGCGGTCTCCTTTGGCTTCCCCATTGATACCATCCGCAGCAGCAAAGACTGGACTGCACTGTGGTTAGTACGCTCTTACTTTGGTGAGCACCGTAACTCGAATGCCTATCTGTTCCAGCGTATTCGTCAGGTACGCGGCATGAACTATGGCGATTATGCTTACATTGAGTATTTCCCGCGTGGCATGTTCCAGACTAAGCCGGATGCAAACCTGGGTCGCTCTGAGCAGATTTTCCAGGTGTGGCTGCGTCCGTTGCGTTCGAATAACGATGCACACTTCGCCACGCGCGTTGCGCAATATGAGCTGGATAAACTGATTAATGACGGTATGACTGAGGGTGACTTCCAGGCAACGCGTAACTTCCTGAGCAACTTTGTGCCTCAGATGGTTGCCAGCCAGGACCGTCAGCTGGGTTATGCACTGGATAGCCAGTTCTATAATACCGATGAGTTTGTTAGTTATGTTCGCGACCAGCTGGCATCTTTGACAGTCGAAGATGTGAATCGGGTGATCCGTGAAAACCTGCAAAGTGACAATATTCACTACGTGTTTGTTACGGGCGATGCGGCTGATATGAAAGCGCGTTTGGCTAATCAGACAGAATCGCCAATGCACTATAATGCTGAGAAACCACAAGCACTTATCGATGAAGATAAGCACATCGCCAATTACAAGCTCGCTATCCCAGCTGCGAACATCGACGTGATGAACGCAGAAGCGGTATTTAAGTAA
- the xseA gene encoding exodeoxyribonuclease VII large subunit, with product MSLPQQEKVYSVSRLNREIRSLLEQGFASLQLTGEISNFVAPASGHWYFSLKDDKAQVKAAMWRGNNRYCRYRPQNGEQVLVQARVSVYEPRGDYQIIVEHMAPAGEGLLKQQFDALKLRLAGEGLFSSQHKQPLPARINRVGVVTSPTGAAVRDILSVLKRRAPQLEVVIYPTQVQGQEAHLQIAAQIALANRRNEVDVLIVGRGGGSLEDLWCFNEETVARAVFISELPVISAVGHEIDTTISDYVADLRAPTPSAAAELVSPDGAEILAQVRQQKQRLEGAMQRYLAQQAQQLHNTHQRLLLQHPQTQLMQQAQKVDELSGRLHRAISHQQHRAQSRVSLAQHRLQQFHPQQKLRYASQHLDGLKDKLTRAMQTSQQQHQQQLALLAARLDSVSPLAVLSRGYSITKSGEQVVKSIQDVAVGDLLMTELHDGRVQTQVLELHPHTDNKENG from the coding sequence ATGTCGTTGCCACAACAAGAAAAAGTTTATTCGGTCTCACGTCTGAATCGTGAGATCCGCAGTTTGCTGGAACAGGGGTTCGCTTCTTTACAGCTGACCGGCGAGATCTCTAACTTTGTTGCTCCGGCATCCGGGCACTGGTATTTCTCTCTCAAAGATGACAAAGCACAAGTAAAAGCCGCCATGTGGCGCGGTAATAATCGCTATTGCCGCTACCGACCACAAAACGGTGAGCAGGTATTAGTCCAAGCTCGCGTATCCGTGTATGAACCCCGCGGTGACTACCAGATCATCGTTGAACACATGGCACCGGCAGGCGAAGGCTTATTAAAGCAACAGTTCGATGCCCTCAAACTACGCCTGGCGGGTGAAGGCTTATTCAGCAGCCAGCATAAGCAACCATTGCCTGCACGCATAAACCGGGTGGGTGTCGTGACCTCTCCGACCGGGGCCGCAGTCAGAGACATTTTGTCGGTTCTGAAACGTCGTGCACCTCAGCTGGAAGTGGTGATCTATCCGACTCAAGTGCAAGGTCAGGAAGCCCACCTGCAAATTGCCGCGCAAATCGCCCTCGCCAATCGCCGTAATGAAGTGGATGTGTTGATCGTCGGCCGTGGTGGTGGATCGCTCGAAGATCTCTGGTGCTTTAATGAAGAAACGGTGGCCAGAGCAGTGTTTATAAGCGAGCTGCCTGTGATCAGTGCCGTCGGTCATGAAATCGACACCACCATCAGTGATTATGTGGCCGATCTGCGTGCCCCCACCCCTTCCGCTGCCGCAGAACTCGTCAGCCCTGATGGGGCAGAAATTCTGGCTCAAGTCCGTCAACAAAAACAGCGACTAGAAGGTGCCATGCAGCGTTATCTGGCTCAGCAAGCGCAGCAGTTACACAATACCCATCAACGCCTGCTGCTACAACACCCGCAAACTCAGCTGATGCAACAGGCACAAAAAGTAGATGAATTGAGTGGCCGGCTGCACCGGGCGATCAGCCACCAGCAACACCGGGCACAAAGCCGGGTTTCACTGGCACAACACCGCTTACAACAATTTCACCCTCAGCAGAAGCTACGTTATGCCAGCCAACACCTTGATGGACTGAAAGACAAGCTCACGCGTGCGATGCAAACATCGCAACAGCAACACCAGCAGCAACTTGCTTTGCTGGCAGCCAGGCTAGATAGCGTTAGCCCATTGGCGGTATTGTCACGTGGCTACAGCATTACCAAGTCAGGTGAGCAAGTTGTCAAGTCAATCCAGGATGTGGCTGTTGGTGACTTACTGATGACAGAATTGCATGATGGTCGCGTGCAGACACAAGTGCTGGAACTGCACCCCCACACTGACAACAAAGAAAATGGTTAA
- the grxC gene encoding glutaredoxin 3 gives MSQVVIYTKDYCPYCHRAKALLDSKGVTYTEYDIGAQPELREEMISKANGGHTVPQIFIKEQHIGGCDDMMALEAQGKLDALLK, from the coding sequence ATGAGCCAAGTTGTTATTTATACAAAGGATTACTGTCCTTACTGTCATCGTGCAAAGGCGTTGCTGGATAGTAAAGGTGTCACATATACCGAGTATGATATCGGCGCGCAACCCGAGCTGCGTGAAGAGATGATCAGTAAAGCAAATGGCGGTCATACTGTGCCACAGATTTTCATCAAAGAGCAGCACATTGGTGGTTGTGACGACATGATGGCACTCGAAGCACAAGGTAAGCTGGACGCATTACTGAAATAA
- the gpsA gene encoding NAD(P)H-dependent glycerol-3-phosphate dehydrogenase encodes MNTAHSAVTVLGAGSYGTALAICFARNGHQVTLWGRDSTAIAQLASSRQNARYLPDIDFPASLQLEASLTKAVQASQLVLVVVPSHAFAQTLEAIKPHLLPGTKVAWATKGLEPDTGRLLQDVALDVLGEQVPLAVLSGPTFAKEMAAGLPTAISVSSRCEAFRGELAKLLHCGRSFRVYSNDDFIGIQLGGAVKNVIAIGAGMSDGFGFGANARTAFITRGLAELCRLGLSLGARSETFMGMAGLGDLILTCTDNQSRNRRFGLALGQGKNVEEAMQSIGQVVEGYRNTKEVYLLAKRTGIEMPITEQIYQVLYQQKDVKEAAMALLGREQKSE; translated from the coding sequence ATGAATACAGCACATTCAGCTGTGACCGTATTAGGGGCGGGGTCGTATGGCACCGCCCTTGCTATTTGTTTTGCCCGCAACGGTCACCAGGTTACTCTTTGGGGACGTGACAGCACTGCCATCGCGCAGTTAGCCAGTTCGCGTCAGAATGCCCGTTATCTGCCAGACATTGATTTCCCTGCCTCATTGCAGCTGGAAGCTTCACTGACTAAGGCTGTCCAGGCCAGTCAGTTGGTCCTGGTGGTGGTGCCTAGTCATGCGTTCGCGCAAACTCTGGAGGCAATCAAGCCACACTTGTTACCTGGTACTAAGGTTGCCTGGGCAACAAAAGGGCTAGAGCCAGATACTGGTCGGTTGCTGCAGGATGTGGCGCTGGACGTACTCGGTGAGCAGGTTCCATTGGCAGTTTTGTCCGGGCCGACCTTTGCAAAAGAAATGGCCGCCGGGTTACCTACCGCGATTTCAGTGTCATCTCGTTGCGAAGCATTCAGAGGTGAGCTGGCTAAGTTGCTGCATTGTGGTCGCTCGTTCCGGGTGTATAGCAATGACGACTTTATCGGTATCCAGTTAGGCGGCGCAGTGAAAAACGTCATCGCCATTGGTGCGGGTATGTCAGATGGTTTTGGCTTTGGTGCCAATGCCAGAACAGCCTTTATCACCCGTGGTCTGGCAGAACTTTGCCGGTTGGGGCTCTCGCTGGGTGCTCGCTCTGAAACCTTTATGGGGATGGCGGGACTGGGCGATCTGATCCTGACTTGTACTGACAACCAATCTCGTAACCGACGTTTTGGTCTGGCTCTGGGTCAGGGTAAAAACGTTGAAGAGGCCATGCAGAGCATTGGCCAGGTGGTTGAAGGATATCGCAACACCAAAGAAGTGTACTTGCTGGCAAAACGTACTGGCATTGAAATGCCTATCACGGAGCAGATCTATCAGGTGCTGTATCAACAAAAAGACGTCAAAGAAGCGGCTATGGCACTGCTTGGCAGAGAGCAAAAGTCCGAATAA
- a CDS encoding rhodanese-like domain-containing protein has product MEQYIEFLGRNPILSIIWLVLAAMLVSSWLKGMFSKIRQINPQQLTILVNRQEGQVFDMRAVKEFNGSRIAGSEHMNVEKAKQNDFAGLEKFKTKPIILVCNTGMTASGIASNMYKAGFEQVYVLSGGFGAWQTAGLPTASGK; this is encoded by the coding sequence ATGGAACAATACATCGAGTTTTTAGGCAGAAACCCCATTCTCAGCATCATCTGGCTGGTTTTAGCAGCTATGTTGGTCTCTAGCTGGTTGAAAGGCATGTTTTCTAAAATCCGTCAGATCAATCCGCAGCAGCTCACTATCCTGGTGAACCGTCAGGAAGGTCAGGTGTTTGACATGCGTGCAGTGAAGGAATTTAACGGTTCGCGCATCGCAGGCAGCGAACACATGAATGTGGAAAAAGCCAAACAAAATGATTTCGCAGGACTTGAAAAGTTTAAAACTAAGCCCATTATACTGGTGTGTAACACCGGCATGACCGCCTCTGGCATTGCCAGCAATATGTACAAAGCGGGCTTTGAGCAAGTATACGTTTTGTCGGGTGGTTTTGGTGCCTGGCAAACAGCCGGCCTGCCAACCGCCTCGGGTAAATAG
- a CDS encoding methylenetetrahydrofolate reductase, producing MALSLQEKILDPNQGVYLIGTTPPKSGTERDKVERIATKLLDRLHEIEYDGVIVYDIQDESSRTNVPRPFPFKETVDPCEYSRLVKSLSKLDVITYKSVAQRNSAEFKQWLSTTKQEFGLNNLVLVGSPSSQGKINLPLPEAYQALAQHEENFFLGGVTIAERHASKRNEHERLIEKTTQGCEFFISQAVYDAQATIDLITSYARTCKQQGIAPKRLILTFTPCGGEKTLQFMEWLGISVPEATKWRMLDADNTLSESIRICRENLDSILRSCAHLDVPLGLNIESLTNRKEEIDASINLYRLLKATMELTLAEKQIA from the coding sequence ATGGCGTTATCACTACAAGAGAAAATCTTAGACCCGAACCAAGGGGTATATTTGATTGGTACGACTCCGCCCAAATCCGGTACGGAGCGAGACAAAGTTGAGCGTATTGCCACTAAGCTGCTCGACCGTCTGCACGAAATTGAATACGACGGCGTTATCGTTTACGACATTCAGGACGAAAGTAGTCGCACCAATGTGCCCCGCCCTTTTCCGTTTAAAGAAACGGTTGATCCCTGTGAGTACAGCCGCCTGGTCAAGTCTTTGTCTAAGCTGGACGTGATCACCTATAAAAGTGTAGCTCAACGCAACAGCGCTGAATTTAAGCAGTGGCTCAGCACCACCAAACAAGAGTTTGGTCTGAATAATTTAGTGCTGGTTGGCTCGCCGTCTTCGCAAGGTAAAATCAATTTACCACTGCCAGAGGCGTATCAGGCGCTGGCCCAGCACGAAGAAAACTTTTTCCTCGGTGGCGTAACTATTGCTGAACGTCATGCATCCAAACGTAATGAACACGAGCGACTGATTGAAAAAACCACCCAGGGCTGCGAGTTCTTTATTTCTCAGGCCGTCTATGATGCACAAGCCACCATAGACTTGATCACCAGCTATGCGCGCACCTGCAAACAACAAGGCATTGCACCTAAGCGGCTGATCCTGACTTTCACCCCGTGCGGCGGTGAGAAAACCTTGCAATTTATGGAATGGCTGGGCATTTCTGTGCCTGAAGCAACCAAATGGCGCATGCTGGATGCAGACAACACCCTGAGTGAATCGATCCGCATTTGTCGTGAGAATTTGGATTCAATTCTGCGTAGTTGTGCTCATCTGGATGTTCCGCTGGGACTGAATATAGAAAGCCTGACTAACCGCAAAGAAGAGATCGATGCGTCTATCAACCTCTATCGCCTGCTCAAAGCGACCATGGAGTTGACGCTGGCGGAAAAGCAGATCGCTTAG